One window of Bacteroidota bacterium genomic DNA carries:
- the dnaB gene encoding replicative DNA helicase, with amino-acid sequence MTDKKDQNSTRRRAYSKAAVTQDILDQGKLPPQAVELEEAVLGALMLEKDALTMVIDFLKPEMFYKESHQVVYSAIQRLFSKSEPIDILTVINELKSSAELDVVGGPYFITQLTNRVASAANIEFHARIILQKYIQRELIAISSGIIRDAYEDTSDPFDLLDKAEGNLFDLSESNLRRNYIDMRALVAEAIREMQAAREHEEGMRGVPSGFTELDRVTSGFQKSDLIIIASRPGMGKTALAMSIARNVAVEFKRPVAFFSLEMSALQLVTRLISSETSISADKIKKGTLDQSEWDQLNVKIGKLIDAPLFIDDTPALSVFELRAKCRRLKAQHDVQLVVLDYLQLMSSPSEGRGNREQEISNISRSIKALSKELNIPIIALSQLSRAVETRTGLKKPILSDLRESGAIEQDADLVIFIYRPEYYKITEDSEGNSLAGYAEIIIAKHRNGSTADIALRFISRYARFVDMSPEERQWKLAKINLDEESQPMTYTVPSKMNDMPDEESPF; translated from the coding sequence ATGACAGACAAAAAAGATCAAAACAGCACACGCCGCAGGGCATATAGTAAAGCGGCTGTTACCCAGGACATTCTGGATCAGGGCAAGCTACCTCCGCAGGCTGTTGAGCTGGAAGAAGCTGTTCTCGGAGCGCTGATGCTCGAGAAGGATGCGCTGACCATGGTCATTGATTTCCTGAAGCCTGAGATGTTTTATAAGGAGTCGCACCAGGTGGTTTACTCTGCCATTCAAAGGCTTTTTTCCAAATCGGAGCCAATCGATATTCTGACTGTCATCAATGAACTCAAATCATCGGCTGAGCTGGATGTTGTCGGCGGTCCCTATTTTATAACACAGCTCACTAACCGTGTGGCATCAGCAGCCAACATTGAATTCCATGCACGTATCATTTTACAGAAGTATATCCAGCGTGAACTGATCGCCATATCATCAGGCATTATCCGCGATGCTTACGAAGACACCTCCGATCCGTTTGATCTTCTGGATAAGGCAGAGGGTAACTTATTCGATCTGAGCGAAAGCAACCTCCGGAGGAATTATATCGATATGAGGGCTCTTGTTGCCGAAGCCATACGTGAGATGCAAGCGGCAAGGGAGCATGAAGAAGGAATGCGTGGTGTGCCATCAGGATTCACCGAACTCGACAGGGTCACATCCGGTTTTCAGAAATCCGACCTGATTATAATAGCCTCCCGTCCCGGTATGGGTAAAACCGCCTTGGCCATGTCAATTGCCAGAAATGTGGCCGTTGAATTCAAACGCCCTGTGGCTTTCTTCTCCCTGGAAATGTCAGCCCTGCAACTGGTGACAAGGTTGATATCGAGTGAGACATCCATCTCGGCAGATAAAATTAAAAAAGGCACTCTTGATCAGTCGGAATGGGACCAGTTAAATGTTAAAATAGGGAAACTGATCGATGCACCTCTTTTTATTGACGACACCCCAGCCCTGTCAGTGTTTGAGCTTAGAGCCAAATGCCGCCGTCTTAAAGCACAACACGACGTACAGTTGGTCGTCCTCGACTATCTTCAGCTCATGTCGTCGCCGTCCGAAGGCCGTGGCAACAGAGAACAGGAAATAAGCAATATATCCCGCTCCATAAAAGCTCTCTCCAAAGAGCTTAACATTCCGATCATCGCCCTCTCGCAGCTCAGCAGGGCTGTTGAAACAAGAACCGGATTAAAGAAACCTATCCTCTCCGACCTGCGTGAATCAGGTGCCATAGAGCAGGACGCCGACCTGGTCATCTTTATTTACAGACCTGAGTATTATAAGATCACTGAAGACAGTGAAGGTAATTCCCTTGCAGGATATGCAGAAATCATTATTGCCAAGCACCGTAATGGATCTACTGCTGATATTGCCCTGCGGTTTATCTCCAGGTATGCCAGGTTCGTTGACATGAGCCCTGAAGAACGGCAGTGGAAACTGGCTAAAATAAACCTGGATGAGGAAAGCCAACCCATGACTTACACAGTGCCTTCCAAAATGAATGACATGCCCGACGAAGAGTCGCCTTTCTGA